Proteins encoded by one window of Agelaius phoeniceus isolate bAgePho1 chromosome 5, bAgePho1.hap1, whole genome shotgun sequence:
- the MIURF gene encoding mitochondrial ribosome and complex I assembly factor AltMIEF1, whose product MAAWSREAVLTLYRALLRRGRGLRYTDRDFYLASIRREFRRNQGLQRLEDKERQLEKGQAFLRSRLGGLV is encoded by the coding sequence ATGGCCGCGTGGTCCCGGGAGGCGGTGCTGACTCTGTACCGGGCTCTGctgcgccgcggccgcggcctGCGCTACACCGACCGGGATTTCTACCTGGCCTCCATCCGCCGCGAGTTCCGCCGGAACCAGGGGCTGCAGCGGCTGGAGGACAAGGAAaggcagctggagaaggggcAGGCTTTCCTGCGGAGCAGGCTCGGGGGCCTGGTTTAG